The candidate division TA06 bacterium DNA window CGTGGCCATGCCGCTGTTGCCGGTGGTGTTGATCCACAAATGTCCCGAAGACCCGGCGATGACGGTGGGAGCGCCCTTCAGCACTATGGTCAGACTATATTTAACGGAAAACTGTGAGGCCGCCCGTATTGGGTCGGCTTTTATCTCGGCGATGGACCATCCGGACAGCCTGGCCATTTCTCCGTAATGGGGAGTTAATACCAGCGGGGCCTGGCTATGAAGTAATTGGCCATTGCCGGACAGGGCATTCAAAGCATCGGCGTCCAGAACAGCCGGGATTTTTATGTTCTTGATCACGGCCTGTACCAGTTCCACCGTTTCCGGATAGGTGGAAAGCCCCGGACCTATCAGGAGCGAGTCGGCCTTGGTCATCAGCGCCTTTATCCTGTCCAAGGCATGCAGCGACAGGGTTTTGGTGCGGGTCTCTGGCATCGGCTTGGTGATCACTTCGGTCAGCTTGGCTTCCATGATATCGCTCAGACTCTCAGGAATGCCCAGATAGACCAGCCCGGCCCCGGAGCGCAGGGCTGAAAGCGAGGCCAGACAGGCCGCTCCGGTCATCCCCGCCGAACCGGCCAGGACCAGCATAGTTCCGCAGCTGCCCTTGTAAGCATCTGGTTTTCTGCCCGGCAGCATCCGCTTTGCTTCGATGGCCTCAATCGTGCCGGCGTTGACTTTCTGCTCATCAATCGCTTTTTGGGGAAAGCCTATGTCTGCAATGGATATTTCTCCAGCCAGGGATCTTCCCGGATAAAATAAAAGCCCCGTTTTCAAAAGGCCCAGGGTCACCGTGGCCTGGGCTTTTACTGCCGGACCCAGCGCCTGGCCGGTTTTTCCGTTAACCCCGGAAGGAATGTCGGCCGCCAGCACCGGCCGCCCGGAAGAGTTGATGGCTTCGATAATCTGCCCCGCCAGCTTGCTTGCCCCGCTTATGCGGTGGTCGGCAGTCCCCTTGAACCCGGTGCCGAAGATGGCGTCTACGGCCAGTCCTGATTTTTTTAGCACTGCCATGAGAACGGACAAGCCCTGCCCGCCCTTGATCTCTGTGATCTTTATTCTGGCTGCCTTGAGCTTTTTGACGTTTGTCCCGGCATCGCCTTTAAGATAGCGCGTAGACCCCAGCAGGAAGACCTGAACTTCGCATCCCTGTTCTTTAAGCAGCCGGGCCGCAGCCAGGCCGTCGCCGCCATTGTTGCCCGGCCCGCACACTAGGCAGACGGACTGCTCCGCTCCCGGAGAATCTGGGGCCAGCATCTCCCGCGCCTTTTCGGTTAGGGCCCGGGCGGCATTTTCCATCAGGGTCAGGCCCGGCACCTTGTATTTCTTGATGGCCCGGGCGTCTATCTCCTGCATCTGCCGGGGAGTGACTACGATCATTTCAGTTCCTCCACTAAAGACTGTCAACAATGTCCTGACACCTGCCACCTCCGGTTTATGTTCCACCAATAGACACAAATTCTAAATTGTCATCAGCCGATCAAAACTCTATCCCAAGCCCGGCATAAATATATCCCCACGAACGGCCCGCTTCAACTACAAAAGCGGTTTTCTCTGTCAGGGGCAGCCTGGCACCAGTTTTGACCAATGTCAGGCCATTCAATCCTTGATTGTAAAGCGAATTAAAATCCCTGATATTCTGTCCGGCTTCAAGGTAAATATCATGGCCTTTTATGTTTTTACCCAGGACCAAACTCAAATCGGGATAAGTGAAAAGCGGAAAGCAGCACCGCAGGCGCAGGCTGCCGTCAAGCGCAGTATTTATGAGCCACTGGTGTTTGACATCCAGATTAAACTGGAACTGGGTTCCTTTTTGCTCTTCATCACTATTGCCGCCCTCATCCAAATTTAAATAAAAAGGACCCTTGCCTGGAAAGAACTCCAGTAACCCTCCCCACTCAATGTTAAGTGTCGAGTCTTTTTTGTTTATGTGTCCAGACCTTACGCCGAACACGACCATCGGATAATTGAGGTTACCTTCGCTTTCCTGAATTACCGCCATTGAGGCGATAGCCCGGGCTCTGTTTTGTACCCTGGCCGTATCAAAAGTGGCAAAGCAGCCGCAAAGAGAAACTGCGCATACAAGCGTTGTGATTATCACATGGATTCTTCGTCGACTCATTTTCAAACTCTCGCAATAAATTATTCGCGTTTTTCGTGTTTTTCACGCCTGCGCGCTATAGCCCCGCCGTTGGCGGGGCGCAAGCGCGGGCAGGGTCCTTATCTTTAGACTTTCTCCATCACCGCCACCGCGATCACATACTCCTTCTCGTGCGACAACGACAGGTGGAACACATTGTCCTTCCCGAACTCCAGCGCCCGGCCGTGCAGTTTCACGGTGGGCCGGCTCTTCTCGTTGTCCATTATCTCTATCAAATTGGGATAGACCCCGCGGTGGAAGCCGGTTCCCAGGCACTTGGATACCGCCTCCTTGGCAGCGAACCGGGCGGCCAGGGCCGGGGCCGGATGCTTGCGGGACAGGCAGAACCGGATCTCGCCCCCGGTAAAAATTTTTTCTAAAAAACGCTGGCCGTATCTTTGGTAAGCCTTTTCCACCCGTTCAACCTTGGCGATATCGGTGCCGATGGCGATAATCATGCTGGTTCGTCAATTGATTGTTTTAGTTTTAACTTGATTGGCGGATATTTTTATCCGGCCCTTAACCTTATAATTTAACATAAAACCTGCAAATGTCAAGCATTATTTAAAGCCAGGTCAGCCTTTTATTGCCATATTTTTGACCGTGTAATTTATGTTGACAGACCGGCCTGTTTTACATTAAACTTGAGCCATGCCCGAAAACCTTTCTCAAAATAGAAAGCCCCTGGCCCTGGTCACCGGCGTCACCGGCTTCATCGGCAGCCACCTGGCCGAAGCTCTGCTTAAAGAAGGGTTCCGGGTGAAGGCCCTGGTCCGGCCCACCAGCGACCTGAGATGGATCAAGGGCCTGGAGATGGAGCTTTTGTCCGGCAGCCTGCATGACAGCAAATTCTTGGAGCAGGCCGCCGCCGGTGCGGATTACATCTTTCACCTGGCCGGTGCCGTCAAGGTAAAAAATCCGAGGGATTTTTATCTTCACAACGCCCAGGCGACGCTGAACCTGGCCAAAGCCGCCGTGGCCACCGCTTCCGGGTTGAAACGCTTCCTGTTTGTCTCCAGCCAGGCCGCGGCCGGCCCGGCAGAGTGTTTGCAGCGACCGGTCTGCGAACGGGACCAATGCCGTCCCCTGTCGAATTACGGCCAAAGCAAACTGCAGGCCGAGCGGGAACTGCTGGGATTGTCCGGCAATCTGCCTGTGACCATAGTGCGCCCCCCTTCGGTCTACGGCCCCCGCGACACCGAGGTGCTGGCCTATTTCCGATGGATCAACCGCGGGCTGGCCCTGCTGCCGGGCTTAAGGACTCGCTACGCCAACCTGATCTATGTTACGGACCTGGTCGGTGGAATTATTGCTCCGGCTAAGGAACAAAAGTCTATTGGAAAGACATATTTTCTGGCCGGTGACCGGGCCTATTCCTGGCAGGAGATATCGGACGCCATCGCCCAAAGCCTGGGGACAAAACCATTGAAAATTCATTTGCCATTGGGGCTGGCCTATTTTTCGGCGCTGATGTCGGAGGCCGGCGCCGCGGTCACTTTAAAACCCGGTCTGTTCACCCGGCAAAAAGTGAACGAGATGGCCCAGCGCTACTGGCTGGTGTCCTCCCAGGCGGCCAAGGAAGATTTTGGATTTAAATGCCGATATGACCTGCCACAGGGAATGGCGGAAACAGCGCTCTGGTACAAACAACAGGGCTGGATATAAACCCTACACTAACGTTTTCAACCTTTTGAACTTTTTCAACCTTTCAAACATTTAGAAAAATGCCCCCAAACCGCTTATATAACGACCTGGCCTGGCTGTGGCCGCTTTGGGAAAAGGTGGCGGACTATAAACCCGAAAGCGCCCGGTTCATCAAACTGATAAACAAGCACTGTCCGAAGGCTAAGGCCATTTTGGACATCGCCTGCGGCGGGGGCAAGAACGACTATTACCTGAAAAAACGCTTTGCCGTGACCGGATTAGACTTAAGCCCGCAGATGATCGCTCTGGCTAAAAAGCTCAACCCTCAGGCCGATTATCATTTAGGCGACATGCGCAGTTTTGATCTGGGGAAAAAGTTTGATGTGGTATTCTTCAACGACGGCATCATCTATATGCGGACCAAGGAGGACCTGCTGAAAGCCTTGAAGAACGCCCGCCGCCACCTTATGCCCGGCGGAGTGATGGCGCTGTACGTGGAGGATTGCCAGGAGCGCTTTGAGCAAAGCAAAACCTCGGTCTGGCGCTCAAGGTCGGGCGGATACGACATCACTTACATCGAGAACGACTATGATCCCGATCCCCGGGACAGCAGTTATGAGATGGCCTTCGTCTATATCATCCGCCGGGGCAAAATATTACGGATAGAGCACGACACCCACACCGCCGGGCTGTTCAGCCTTGATCAGTGGCGCCGGACCATGAAACAGGCGGGTTTTAAAGTGATCGCGGACCGGCCCCAAAAACTGGGGGACGAGCTGGTACAGCTACTGGTGGGGAAAAATATTGAACCGCCAGAACTCTAAGCAAGCCATGATTAATTTAAGTTCTCTTCGTGCCTTGATGGTTAGTATTTCTGAAGGGATTTTTCACTGAAGGAATAATCTTTTTAGACCCTGACATAATTATTATGCTACCACAATGTCTTTGGAATGTCTTTTTATCTGTTGACTTTGCCCTTAAAATATGTTAATTTTATCCGATTATAACCTGATTTGCCCTAAAAGGGTTTGCAACAATTCAACGCTATTTTTAAGGAGACTTTAGGCGGTGAGATTTTTGTGAAGTACCCTGCGCCAAGAGCGCAAGACATCTTGGTTAATTGATTGAAATGAAAACCTTGACGGTTTTCAAACTTTCCCTTCAAGGTTCCCTGTGCCAAGAGCACAGGGTGTTGAAATTATAAAACATTGACTTTGAACCGTAGCTACCCACGGACGGAGCACAAAGACTTACGTAAAACACTCCAATGTCATCGTATCTTCACTTCACGCATTCATCCACCCCGATGTATCGGGGTGGCATTCTACAACACAAATAAAAAACTTAGGCGGGGAGGTTTTTCCATGAAAAGAAAAATATTTTTATTCTTATCGTTAGGGCTGACTGCGTCAGTTGCCCTGGCTACCCAGTTCCCCTTGATAGGAGGCCCGGGGTTGGTTCACCTGCAATCGGCCAAGGCCGGGCCGGGGTTTGGATACCGCAGTCTGGCCGCCGTATCCTCTTATTCCAATCAGACCTTTTACGGCCTGCAGGGAACGGATGACGCCTTCACCGACCTGTGGAGTCACAACTCCATCAGCTACTCCCCGCTACCCGGCCTGGCGGTGATAAGCCAAGGCCTGGCCCACGCCGAGCAGTGGAATATCAAAAATCCCATGCCAGACAGTTTTACTGCCGACAAAAGCCTGGGCTGCCCCGGCGACGCGTTGCTGGCCCTGAAATACCAGTGGGGATTGCGAGACGGACGCTGGGACCTGGGGCTAATGCCCGTGGTCACAATACCCATGAACCGCGCCAAATATCAGGATTCGCCGTCGCAAAGCGGCCAGCTGGATTTCGGCGGAAAATTGCTATCGGACTTCAATGTTTCCGAGCTGACGGTTTTAGTGAACGCCGGGTTTTTAACCCGGGGCGAGGAACGCCCCCAGTTGCCTCTGGGCTTGGGACTGGAGTACGGCTTCGGTCAAAAATTCTCGGCTTTCCTGGAGGCTTCGGCCGAATTACGGCTGGGCGCCCAAAAAGATTCTTTGACCGATAACCAGATATTACGGGGCCGGGGAGCCGACCGGAACGAAATCCGGCTCACACCGGGGCTGCGCTTTGCCCCGGCTTCTTTTCTGGGGCTGAACCTGGGTTGTGATATCGGGTTGAGCCAGGCCGCGGCCCCCTGGCAGTTGATATTGGGATTTGACTTTCCGGCTGCGGCCGGCAGGGCGCCGGTTGCCCCGCTGTGGGGCGCCGTGGCCGGCATCATCAATGATAATTCCACCAGGGCCGCCATCAAGGGCGTCATCTCCTTCCCCGACCAGAACCTTCCGGCCGTCACCAGCGACGCCTCCGGCAACTACAGGCTAAAACTAAAACCGGGCCGGTACAAGGTGCAGGTTACGGCCGACGGCTACCGCACCATCACCAGAGAACTGGAAGTGAAGGCCGGACAGGACGCCGGGTGGGAGCTGGGCCTCAATAAAAAACTGGGGCAACTGACCCTTACTGTTACCGACGCTTCCGGGAAAAGGCCGCTGCAGGCCTGGCTGAACTTTGGCGCCGCCGGCCAGCAGTCATACCGCACCGATCCGACCACCGGCCAGTACCTGGCCCGGCTGGTTCCCGGGAATTACACCCTGACGGTGGGGGCCCCCGGCTATATCTCCCAAAATGTGGCCCTGACCGTCAAGGACAAGGACCATCTGCAGCAAAACGTTTCGCTGCAGCCCCTGGTTCAGGCGGCGGTTCCGCCCCAGCCGGCTGCGCCGTCAGTGGCTCCCATCCCGATCAAACCGAAACCGGTCGCGGCCAAACCGCCGGCGGCAGCCCGGCCTGCCAGGCCGGCAACCCCGGCCGCTCCCAGGATGTCGGCCGAGGAAGTGACCGCGCTTTACAAAAAGGGAGTCCAGCAATTTATGAACGAGGAATATTCCGCGGCCGAGAAAACCTTCAAGCAGGTGCTGGAGGCCGATCCCGGCCACGCCAAGGCCAAGGAGTATCTGGGCAAGACCAGGGACCGGTTGAAAAAATCAAAGGGATAAGATAAGCATATCACCTGTCCTCCAGTCAGCCGCTTCGTCTATGGGCTACGGT harbors:
- a CDS encoding NAD(P)H-hydrate dehydratase — its product is MIVVTPRQMQEIDARAIKKYKVPGLTLMENAARALTEKAREMLAPDSPGAEQSVCLVCGPGNNGGDGLAAARLLKEQGCEVQVFLLGSTRYLKGDAGTNVKKLKAARIKITEIKGGQGLSVLMAVLKKSGLAVDAIFGTGFKGTADHRISGASKLAGQIIEAINSSGRPVLAADIPSGVNGKTGQALGPAVKAQATVTLGLLKTGLLFYPGRSLAGEISIADIGFPQKAIDEQKVNAGTIEAIEAKRMLPGRKPDAYKGSCGTMLVLAGSAGMTGAACLASLSALRSGAGLVYLGIPESLSDIMEAKLTEVITKPMPETRTKTLSLHALDRIKALMTKADSLLIGPGLSTYPETVELVQAVIKNIKIPAVLDADALNALSGNGQLLHSQAPLVLTPHYGEMARLSGWSIAEIKADPIRAASQFSVKYSLTIVLKGAPTVIAGSSGHLWINTTGNSGMATAGAGDVLAGLIAGLLAQGLSPERAAALGVYLHGLAGDLAAENKTEYCMLAGDILDHLPLAYKKLMEVS
- the acpS gene encoding holo-ACP synthase, with product MIIAIGTDIAKVERVEKAYQRYGQRFLEKIFTGGEIRFCLSRKHPAPALAARFAAKEAVSKCLGTGFHRGVYPNLIEIMDNEKSRPTVKLHGRALEFGKDNVFHLSLSHEKEYVIAVAVMEKV
- a CDS encoding NAD-dependent epimerase/dehydratase family protein; this encodes MPENLSQNRKPLALVTGVTGFIGSHLAEALLKEGFRVKALVRPTSDLRWIKGLEMELLSGSLHDSKFLEQAAAGADYIFHLAGAVKVKNPRDFYLHNAQATLNLAKAAVATASGLKRFLFVSSQAAAGPAECLQRPVCERDQCRPLSNYGQSKLQAERELLGLSGNLPVTIVRPPSVYGPRDTEVLAYFRWINRGLALLPGLRTRYANLIYVTDLVGGIIAPAKEQKSIGKTYFLAGDRAYSWQEISDAIAQSLGTKPLKIHLPLGLAYFSALMSEAGAAVTLKPGLFTRQKVNEMAQRYWLVSSQAAKEDFGFKCRYDLPQGMAETALWYKQQGWI
- a CDS encoding class I SAM-dependent methyltransferase is translated as MPPNRLYNDLAWLWPLWEKVADYKPESARFIKLINKHCPKAKAILDIACGGGKNDYYLKKRFAVTGLDLSPQMIALAKKLNPQADYHLGDMRSFDLGKKFDVVFFNDGIIYMRTKEDLLKALKNARRHLMPGGVMALYVEDCQERFEQSKTSVWRSRSGGYDITYIENDYDPDPRDSSYEMAFVYIIRRGKILRIEHDTHTAGLFSLDQWRRTMKQAGFKVIADRPQKLGDELVQLLVGKNIEPPEL
- a CDS encoding carboxypeptidase regulatory-like domain-containing protein, whose protein sequence is MKRKIFLFLSLGLTASVALATQFPLIGGPGLVHLQSAKAGPGFGYRSLAAVSSYSNQTFYGLQGTDDAFTDLWSHNSISYSPLPGLAVISQGLAHAEQWNIKNPMPDSFTADKSLGCPGDALLALKYQWGLRDGRWDLGLMPVVTIPMNRAKYQDSPSQSGQLDFGGKLLSDFNVSELTVLVNAGFLTRGEERPQLPLGLGLEYGFGQKFSAFLEASAELRLGAQKDSLTDNQILRGRGADRNEIRLTPGLRFAPASFLGLNLGCDIGLSQAAAPWQLILGFDFPAAAGRAPVAPLWGAVAGIINDNSTRAAIKGVISFPDQNLPAVTSDASGNYRLKLKPGRYKVQVTADGYRTITRELEVKAGQDAGWELGLNKKLGQLTLTVTDASGKRPLQAWLNFGAAGQQSYRTDPTTGQYLARLVPGNYTLTVGAPGYISQNVALTVKDKDHLQQNVSLQPLVQAAVPPQPAAPSVAPIPIKPKPVAAKPPAAARPARPATPAAPRMSAEEVTALYKKGVQQFMNEEYSAAEKTFKQVLEADPGHAKAKEYLGKTRDRLKKSKG